Genomic segment of Mycolicibacterium psychrotolerans:
ACGCGCTGGTCAACATCACCGCCTGGGCGCTCTGGGACAGCCGCACCGGTGAACCGGCGCCCGGGTCGCGGGTGCTCGAGGCCAAGACGATCCTCGACGGCGCGCTGGCCACCCCGGCCGGCCGAGCCCACCCCGGCATCCTGCACCTGTATCTGCACACCATGGAGATGTCGACCACGCCGGAAGTGGCGTTGCCGGCTGCCGACCTGCTGCGCGGCCTGGTCCCCGACGCCGGGCATCTGCGGCACATGCCCAGCCACATCGACGTGCTGTGCGGCAATTACCACGATTCGATCGTCGCGAATGTGGCTGCCGTACTGGTGGATCGGAGTTTCGTCGAGCGGTCCGGGCCGCTGAACTTCTACTCGCTCTACCGCGCGCACAACCTGCACTTCGTGGTGTACTCGGCGATGTTCGAGGGCAACTCGGCGACCGCACTGCGCGCCGCCGACGAACTCGCCGAGCAACTGACCCCCGACCTGCTGGCCATCTCCTCACCGCCGATGGCCGACTGGCTGGAGGCGTTCGTGCCGCTGCGCGTCCACGTGCTGGTGCGGTTCGGTCGCTGGGACGATCTGATCGCGACCGCGCTGCCTGAGGATCCGGCGCTCTACTGCACCACCACGGCGACCATCCACTACGGGCGCGGCGTCGCCTACGCCGCCACCGGCCGGCTCGCCGAAGCCCGCGCCGAGCGGGCGGCCTTCGCCGTAGTCTACGAGCGGATCCCGGAGAGCCGCTACCTGTTCAACAACACCAGCCGGGACATCCTCGCCGTCGCCGAAGCGATGCTCGACGGTGAGATCGCTTATCGAGCAGGTGAATTCGAGGAGGCCTTCGCGCACCTGCGGCGCGCGATCGCGCTGGACGACGGGCTGCCCTACGACGAGCCGTGGGGATGGATGCAGCCCACCCGACACGCCTACGGTGCGCTGCTGCTCGAGCAGGGCCGCGTCGCCGACGCCGCGCAGGTCTACGCTGCCGACCTCGGGCTGGACCCGACGCTGGCACGGTCGTGCCAGCACCCGGGCAACGTGTGGAGCCTGCACGGCTACCACGAGTGCCTGACGCGGCTGGGCCGAACCGCCGAGGCCGAGATCATCGGCAGGCAGTTGGCGCTGGCCGCCGCGCGCGCCGACGTGCCGATCCGCGCGTCCTGCGCGTGCCGGCTCGATGCGTAGACTGCCGCTGTGTCTGTCCGCGCCGCCGACGTCGAGTACCTGAGACGCTGCGCGGAGCTGGCCCGTCACGCGGTGGAGGCCGGCGACGAGCCGTTCGGGTCGCTGCTCGTCGACCCCGACGGCGTGGTGCGCTTCGAGGATCACAACCACGTCGCGGCCGGTGACGCCACCCGTCATCCGGAGCTGGCGATCGCGCTGTGGGCAGTCGAGCACCTGAGCCCGCAGCAGCGCGCCGCGTCCACGGTCTACACCTCCGGTGAGCACTGCCCGATGTGCGCGGCGGCGCACGCCTGGGTGGGTCTGGGCCGCATCGTGTACGCGGCCTCGTCGGCCCAGCTGACCCAGTGGCTGCGCGACTGGGACGCGCCCGCACCGCCCGTGGCCGCGCTGCCGATCACGACGGTCGCGCCGGGTGTCCCGGTCGACGGGCCGGCGTCCGAACTGACCGAGACCATGAAAGCGTTGTACGAGAGGGCGTTTCGACGATGAGTGAGCCGGACTGGGTCGAGCACGCCCTGTGGTGGCAGGTGTATCCGCTGGGATTCGTCGGCGCCCACCCGGCCGATCCGCCCCCCGGCCCCGAGGAACACCGCCTGCGACGCCTGGTCGACTGGCTGGACTACGCGCTGGAACTCGGAGCCTCCGGCCTGGCGCTGGGCCCGGTCTTCGCATCCCAGACCCACGGCTACGACACCACCGACTACTACCGCGTCGATGGCCGGCTCGGTGACGACGGCGACTTCGACCACCTCGTCGCCGAAGCCCACGGCCGCGGACTGCGGATCCTGCTCGACGGCGTGTTCAACCATGTGGGCACCGACTTCCCGCGCTACCGCGATGCGCTCGCCGGCGGCGACCGGTCCTGGTTCCGGGCGCGCGGCGACGAATTCGCCACCTTCGAGGGCCACGGCGGCCTGATCGCGCTGAACCACCGCGAACCGGAGGTCGTCGACTACGTCGTCGACGTGATGTGCCACTGGCTCCAACGCGGCGCCGACGGGTGGCGGCTGGACGCCGCCTACGCGGTGCCCGACCGGTTCTGGGCCCAGGTGTTGCCCCGGGTGCGGGAACGGCATCCGCAGGCGTGGTTCGTCGGCGAGGTCATCCACGGTGACTACTCGGCGCGGGTCCGCGACTCCGGGTTCGACAGCGTCACCCAGTACGAGCTGTGGAAGGCGATCTGGAGCAGCCTCAACGACGCGAACCTGCACGAACTCGATTGGGCGCTCAAGCGGCACAACGAGTTTCTCGACGTGTTCGTGCCTTTGACGTTCATCGGCAACCACGACGTGACCCGGATCGCCAGCAAGCTGGACAATCCCGACCACGTGGAGCACGCGCTGGTGGTGCTGCTGACCACCGGGGGAACCCCCAGCATCTACGCGGGCGACGAAGTGGCCTACCGC
This window contains:
- a CDS encoding tetratricopeptide repeat protein → MSGSPGVVGQTEPYYDLGSYHRPTDSPSQDARVWFDRGMVWAYAFNHEEAIACFERALDLDPDFALARWGIAYAIGPNYNKAWEAFDPVDLAASVARARSELALAAGGRASALERGLVDALTARFSTDDPDDTDALQAGHTAYADAMTALAREFPDDVDVAALTADALVNITAWALWDSRTGEPAPGSRVLEAKTILDGALATPAGRAHPGILHLYLHTMEMSTTPEVALPAADLLRGLVPDAGHLRHMPSHIDVLCGNYHDSIVANVAAVLVDRSFVERSGPLNFYSLYRAHNLHFVVYSAMFEGNSATALRAADELAEQLTPDLLAISSPPMADWLEAFVPLRVHVLVRFGRWDDLIATALPEDPALYCTTTATIHYGRGVAYAATGRLAEARAERAAFAVVYERIPESRYLFNNTSRDILAVAEAMLDGEIAYRAGEFEEAFAHLRRAIALDDGLPYDEPWGWMQPTRHAYGALLLEQGRVADAAQVYAADLGLDPTLARSCQHPGNVWSLHGYHECLTRLGRTAEAEIIGRQLALAAARADVPIRASCACRLDA
- a CDS encoding nucleoside deaminase gives rise to the protein MSVRAADVEYLRRCAELARHAVEAGDEPFGSLLVDPDGVVRFEDHNHVAAGDATRHPELAIALWAVEHLSPQQRAASTVYTSGEHCPMCAAAHAWVGLGRIVYAASSAQLTQWLRDWDAPAPPVAALPITTVAPGVPVDGPASELTETMKALYERAFRR
- a CDS encoding alpha-amylase family protein; its protein translation is MSEPDWVEHALWWQVYPLGFVGAHPADPPPGPEEHRLRRLVDWLDYALELGASGLALGPVFASQTHGYDTTDYYRVDGRLGDDGDFDHLVAEAHGRGLRILLDGVFNHVGTDFPRYRDALAGGDRSWFRARGDEFATFEGHGGLIALNHREPEVVDYVVDVMCHWLQRGADGWRLDAAYAVPDRFWAQVLPRVRERHPQAWFVGEVIHGDYSARVRDSGFDSVTQYELWKAIWSSLNDANLHELDWALKRHNEFLDVFVPLTFIGNHDVTRIASKLDNPDHVEHALVVLLTTGGTPSIYAGDEVAYRGVKEERFGGDDAVRPEFGSPHEGVGEHGQQVFRAHQHLIGLRRRHPWLHTARTAPLQVTNHGYVYATRGGSEAGDTLVVALNVGDEPLPVALTEFGFKSGDVVAGSGAPPAERIVETTVPPHGWLVIAPC